In the genome of Buchnera aphidicola (Chaitophorus sp. 3695), one region contains:
- the iscU gene encoding Fe-S cluster assembly scaffold IscU, translated as MAYSKEVLDHYENPRNVGSFSNKKSKKIGSGLVGAPACGDVMKLEIKVNKKGIIEDVRFKTYGCGSAIASSSLITEWIKGKSINSASQIKNKSIAKKLSLPPVKIHCSILAESAIKAAIQDYKNKNKIK; from the coding sequence ATGGCATATAGTAAAGAAGTTTTAGATCATTATGAAAATCCTAGAAATGTAGGATCTTTTTCTAATAAAAAAAGTAAAAAAATAGGAAGTGGTTTAGTTGGTGCTCCAGCATGTGGAGATGTAATGAAATTAGAAATAAAAGTTAATAAAAAAGGAATTATAGAAGATGTACGTTTTAAAACATATGGATGTGGTTCGGCTATTGCATCTAGTTCTTTAATTACAGAATGGATAAAAGGAAAATCTATAAATTCCGCAAGTCAAATAAAAAATAAATCTATAGCAAAAAAATTAAGTTTACCACCAGTTAAAATACATTGTTCTATTTTAGCTGAAAGTGCTATTAAAGCTGCAATTCAAGACTATAAAAATAAAAACAAAATTAAATAA